One genomic window of Medicago truncatula cultivar Jemalong A17 chromosome 1, MtrunA17r5.0-ANR, whole genome shotgun sequence includes the following:
- the LOC25483689 gene encoding E3 ubiquitin-protein ligase PUB23: protein MNQDIEVTPFFLCPISLQLMKDPVTVSTGITYDRESIEKWLFSSENKTCPVTKQLLTHDANHLIILTPNHTLRRLIQAWCTMNSSYGIERIPTPKPPTTKILIEKLLKEASDSPHLLIQTLKKLKTIASESETNRRCIESAGAVEFLASIVTQNNTSCSSSCSATELIEASFDDDDVEGFAFDFKIGAEDEAINILYNLQLSEQGLKTLLNFKNGEFLDSLIRLLQKGNYDSRTYAVFLLKSMSKVADPSKLANLKTEFFVELVQLLKDQISKKASKATLQTLIQLVEFGRNRVKAIESGCVYALIELLLDCKERKPCEMILVLLEMLCQCADGRFELLNHGCGLAIVSKKILRVSTMANDRAVRILLSVSRFSATHFVVQEMLRIGVVAKLCLVLQVDSGNKAKEKAREILKLHSKSWMNSHCIPFNLLASYPTSG, encoded by the coding sequence ATGAATCAAGATATTGAAGTTACACCATTTTTTCTATGCCCTATTTCACTACAACTCATGAAGGATCCAGTTACTGTCTCAACAGGCATAACCTACGACAGAGAAAGCATCGAAAAATGGCTCTTTTCATCGGAAAACAAAACATGTCCTGTCACAAAACAACTACTCACACATGATGCAAATCATCTCATTATTCTCACTCCAAACCACACTCTTCGTAGACTCATCCAAGCATGGTGCACCATGAATTCTTCTTATGGAATTGAAAGGATTCCAACACCAAAAcctccaacaacaaaaatcctTATAGAAAAACTCCTCAAAGAAGCTTCTGATTCACCTCATTTGCttattcaaaccctaaaaaagcTCAAAACAATTGCCTCTGAGAGCGAAACAAATAGACGGTGTATCGAATCGGCTGGCGCTGTCGAGTTTTTAGCATCAATAGTAACACAAAACAACACAAGTTGTTCATCTTCATGTTCAGCAACAGAATTAATTGAAGCTagctttgatgatgatgatgttgaaggTTTTGCTTTTGACTTCAAAATAGGTGCAGAAGATGAAGCTATAAACATCCTTTACAATCTTCAATTATCAGAACAAGGTTTGAAAACTCTCTTAAACTTCAAAAATGGAGAATTTTTAGACTCTTTAATAAGATTATTACAAAAGGGTAACTACGACTCAAGAACATACGCAGTTTTTCTGTTGAAATCTATGTCAAAagtagctgatccatcaaagcTAGCCAATCTAAAGACCGAGTTTTTCGTCGAGTTAGTTCAACTTCTCAAAGACCAGATATCAAAGAAAGCATCAAAAGCAACACTACAAACGTTAATTCAACTTGTCGAATTCGGAAGAAATAGAGTAAAAGCAATTGAATCAGGTTGTGTTTATGCTTTGATAGAACTTCTTCTTGATTGCAAAGAAAGAAAGCCATGTGAGATGATTTTGGTGCTTTTGGAGATGTTATGTCAATGTGCTGATGGAAGATTTGAACTCTTAAACCATGGATGCGGTTTAGCTATTGTTTCAAAGAAGATTTTGAGGGTTTCAACAATGGCTAATGATAGAGCTGTGAGAATTCTTCTATCTGTTTCAAGATTTTCTGCTACACATTTTGTTGTTCAAGAAATGTTGAGAATTGGTGTTGTTGCTAAGCTTTGTTTGGTTCTTCAAGTTGATAGTGGAAATAAGGCAAAGGAGAAAGCAAGGGAGATTCTTAAATTGCATTCAAAGTCTTGGATGAATTCTCATTGCATACCTTTTAATTTACTTGCTTCATACCCAACAAGTGGGTAA
- the LOC25483690 gene encoding DNA-directed RNA polymerases II, IV and V subunit 8B, with protein MVESLLEDIFRVEKVNPDDKKLFEKVTRIEARSEKFDMFMQLDINSELYPLKMGQKFSLALVPTLNPDGTPDTGYYNPGNRQSIADNYEYVMYGKLYRVTEGSGGREKAELNISFGGLLMLLKGDHSHFNKFELDQRLYLLMRKV; from the exons ATGGTGGAGTCACTCCTTGAAGATATCTTTAGGGTTGAGAAAGTCAACCCAgatgacaaaaaattatttgaaaaag TGACACGCATTGAAGCAAGAAGTGAAAAGTTTGACATGTTTATGCAACTGGACATAAATTCTGAGCTATATCCCTTAAAGATGGGACAGAAATTTTCTCTTGCACTGGTTCCAACACTCAATCCTGATGGCACCCCAGATACTGGCTACTATAATCCG GGTAATCGGCAATCAATTGCTGATAACTATGAATATGTCATGTATGGAAAGCTCTACAGAGTAACAGAGGGTTCAGGAGGGCGTGAAAAAGC GGAGTTGAATATTTCTTTTGGCGGGCTTCTGATGCTGCTGAAGGGAGATCACTCTCATTTCAACAAGTTTGAGCTTGATCAAAGGTTGTATCTTCTGATGAGGAAAGTCTGA